In Sander lucioperca isolate FBNREF2018 chromosome 12, SLUC_FBN_1.2, whole genome shotgun sequence, one DNA window encodes the following:
- the r3hdml gene encoding R3H domain containing-like encodes MKIGAGRCWPPMGAACVQLLLAATLWMLPDMAATLWMMPHMGAAAAAAAAAAEPLNMTRAGAEMWSDFRMPTGAASRRKRAISSREINALLDYHNRVRSQVFPPAANMEFMLWDEGLAESADSWASRCVWDHGPTQVMRYMGQNLSVTSGRYQSITDLVQSWYEERHHFSFPNRCSGSVCSHYTQMVWASTNRVGCAVRKCSNMYVFGSTWREATLLVCNYSIKGNWVGEAPYKSGKPCSVCPSSYGGSCWRNQCSPNRKPQRLARN; translated from the exons ATGAAG ATTGGTGCAGGGAGGTGCTGGCCTCCGATGGGTGCTGCCTGTGTTCAGCTCCTGTTGGCTGCCACCCTGTGGATGCTGCCTGACATGGCTGCCACCCTGTGGATGATGCCTCACATgggagcagctgctgctgctgctgctgctgctgcagagccgCTCAACATGACCCGGGCTGGAGCTGAGATGTGGTCAGACTTCAGGATGCCCACTGGAGCTGCCAGCAGACGGAAAAGAGCCATTTCATCCAGAGAGATTAACGCTCTGCTGGATTACCACAACCGAGTCCGCTCTCAGGTCTTCCCACCCGCCGCTAATATGGAGTTCATG CTCTGGGATGAGGGACTTGCTGAGTCAGCCGACTCCTGGGCTTCACGATGCGTTTGGGATCACGGTCCGACACAAGTCATGAGATACATGGGCCAGAACCTGTCAGTCACTTCAGGAAG GTACCAGTCCATCACTGATCTGGTCCAGTCCTGGTACGAGGAGAGGCATCACTTCTCCTTCCCGAACAGATGCAGCGGATCGGTGTGCTCTCACTACACTCAG ATGGTGTGGGCGAGCACCAACAGAGTGGGATGTGCCGTCAGGAAGTGCTCTAACATGTACGTGTTCGGGAGCACCTGGAGGGAGGCGACACTGCTGGTCTGCAACTACTCTATAAA GGGAAACTGGGTGGGAGAGGCGCCCTATAAGAGCGGTAAGCCTTGTTCCGTCTGTCCGTCCAGCTACGGCGGCTCCTGCTGGAGAAACCAATGCTCACCAAACAGAAAGCCCCAAAGACTCGCAAGAAATTAA